The proteins below come from a single Malus domestica chromosome 03, GDT2T_hap1 genomic window:
- the LOC103432549 gene encoding heavy metal-associated isoprenylated plant protein 36-like yields the protein MLSSHSLNLSTHSLKAPHFPYSHFISLSLSRSSMATKPAEEAPGTLKYQTWVLKVSIHCGGCQKKVKKVLQNIEGVYTTEIDSQQHKVTVTGNVEAETLLKKLLKSGKQAELWPEVKKAKKSKSKNNSNNNEKQPEDHNHEQDGDHDQPDKTDGGDDADDGGESDAEGGESNEAGGESGTSPAVGAGGGNSASTGAKKKKKKKKKKAQNGNSPTGGGANLGENAPPPVGSIEPYMAGGPEMTQPMASMNLGPPVQHTYPGPYPTSMYYPPPTYGLSYNTAYPTSTSSSSYFAPDPMHTATYSHPGRFSFPLPSYSIDDDGDEDKSVNNENGSGCYVM from the exons ATGCTTTCTTCCCACTCTTTAAACCTCAGCACACATTCACTCAAAGCTCCCCACTTTCCTTATTCCCACTtcatcagtctctctctctctcgctcatCAATGGCAACAAAACCAGCTGAAGAAGCTCCTGGAACCTTAAAATACCAg ACATGGGTTTTGAAAGTCTCAATCCACTGTGGAGGATGCCAGAAGAAGGTCAAGAAAGTCCTTCAAAACATTGAAG GGGTTTACACGACGGAGATTGATTCGCAGCAGCACAAGGTGACTGTGACGGGCAACGTGGAGGCGGAGACCCTACTGAAGAAGCTGTTGAAGTCAGGGAAGCAAGCTGAGCTTTGGCCAGAAGTTAAGAAAGCGAAAAAGTCGAAATCAAAGAATAATAGTAATAACAATGAGAAGCAGCCTGAAGATCATAACCATGAACAAGATGGTGATCATGATCAACCGGATAAAACCGACGGCGGTGATGATGCTGACGACGGCGGTGAGTCCGACGCCGAGGGTGGCGAGAGTAATGAAGCTGGTGGAGAAAGTGGTACTAGTCCTGCTGTTGGTGCTGGTGGTGGAAATAGTGCAAGTACTGGggccaaaaagaagaagaagaagaagaagaagaaagcgcAAAATGGTAATTCCCCCACCGGCGGTGGTGCCAACCTCGGCGAGAATGCTCCGCCTCCTGTGGGCAGTATTGAGCCGTATATGGCCGGTGGGCCAGAAATGACTCAGCCGATGGCCTCCATGAATCTTGGCCCACCAGTTCAGCATACGTACCCCGGCCCGTACCCAACATCAATGTACTATCCACCTCCAACGTACGGGCTAAGTTACAATACGGCGTACCCTACCAGTACAAGTAGTAGCTCATACTTCGCTCCTGATCCCATGCATACTGCTACGTATTCTCATCCAGGCAGGTTCTCGTTTCCTCTGCCGTCCTATTCTATcgatgatgatggtgatgaagATAAGTCCGTCAACAATGAAAATGGAAGTGGGTGCTACGTTATGTGA